The Methanobacterium sp. DNA window ACATCTTGAGCAGCATTTAAATCAGTGTTGCTACTGAAGTAAGCTCTGTAAATCAATAAAGCAGCTACAGCTATGACGATAACACCGCCAAACAATAAAATATATTCAGCTGCTCCCTGACCACCTTCATCTTTCAAAAAACTCATAGTAAAGCACCTCCATTTTATAAGTATAATTTTTTTATAAACGTCTTAATATATAAACATACACATAAATTGTAAACATATATATTAAATATAATGCCCGAGAGTACAATAAAATCATATTTTATGCATATTGCTAATTCTGTGATTACTATTACAAAATGTAAATCCATTTTCACAACAGTATTAGTTTTATATACCTCTTGTGTGCATATATTCACATATAAAATAAAATGTAGTGGGTAGATATGCCAAAAAATTATAGTTTAAGAGAACTTACCATAGAAATAATCAGAGAAAAGGAACTACCTAAAAAAAAGATCCTTGAACAGATTAGAAGAAAATCCGGTAAATCTATTTCAGATAAAACTCTAAATGAAATTTTAATGAGCCTCTTAAAAGAAAGAGAAATATATATTACTGGTTATGATTTTGATGTTTATAAAGGAATGAAACGAATACAATCCATAAAAGCAGAAGGGATTATATTTGGACTGATAAAAACTGATCCTCTGGAAATTGGGCTTCTTATTAATCAGTTGGAAAGTGATGATCCATCCCTGGTAAGAAATGCGCTTTATGAGCTAAAAATGATTTTTAAAAAGAAAGTTGATCAAATGAAGGGCCTCCTAACGCCAGAAATTAAAATGCAAGATACAGATGGAATTTTCAATAAAATGGTTTTTTATATTAAATCTCAATCCCCTGATCAAAAATTAGTATTGAAAAACAAATTAGCATGGAGTCTTAGTGACGAAGAGGAATCTGCTGAATTATTTGAACATTTTATAAATTATATTAAATCACAAAAATAAACAATAATTTTCGTTTATAGTTTTATATTAATGTATGCTTCCCCTTACACTGTTGACATCTTGTGCAGCATTAAAAGGGTTTGTAGACTTTATATAATTAGAATATATCAAAAGTGCAGCTACAGCTATAACTATGACACCACCAAACAATAAAATATATTCAGCTGCTCCCTGACCATATTCATCTTTTAAAAACATCATAATAAATTTCCTCAATTTAATTTTTACTGAAGTAATATAAATACATTACATTACAACGCAATAAACTGTTTATTAATATTTTATACGAATCCCATCATCCATTTAGCAAAATTGTTTTAAAAAAGGATTAAATATGGATAAATAATTATTTTAAAAAGTTTAAAGAGACATTAAGATATGAAAGTGCTTATGATGCCCTGCGGAATAGGTATGGGTCATATCTCCAGAGATATTGCCATTGCCCAAAAACTTCAGGAAAGGAATATTGAAATTGTTTTTGCAAGTTATGGCTCTGGATATGATATGTTAAAAGAGTACGGGAAATATGAAACTGTTAAATTACCTGAAATAAAATTTTATGGTGATGGCGGAGAATTAAACATGAAGTACACTGCCAAAAAATCAATTGATACTCCTTTTATTTTCCTTAAAAGCATATATCATGAATCAAAAATCATAAAAAAATATAAACCTGATGTTGTTGTGGCTGATTCTCATTATTCCATCCCCATAACTTGTAAAGTCTTAGGAGTACCGTGCATCCTGATAACAAACGAATTAACACTCAATTTTTCCGATTTTTATCCTGATGAAAAACCAATGGAATATCTTGAAAATGGGCTTAAAAGATTTATTATAGATGTTTCAAATCAGTGCAATGCCATTTTAATTCCAGATATTAAAAATTCAATAGAAATACCTCCAAAATTAAAGAACAAAACAACATTCATTGGCCCTATCCTTAAAAATAGCTCAAAAAATCTTTTAAGTAAAAAAGAACTGAGAAAAAAACATGGATTTAATAATTCTGAGAAAATAGTTCTTGTTACCGTAGGTGGAAGTGATTTTGGAAAGAATTTACTCCAATTGGTTTGCAAAACAGCAGATAAAATAGAAGCTTCTAAAATAATAATGATCACAGGGCCGAAAATAGAGTCTGATTTTATTCCCGATTCGAATAAAATAATAAAAAAGAAGTTTCAAAAAGATATTATGGAATGGATGAAACTTTCCGATATAGTAATAAGCCTTGCAGGTCATAATACTACTATGGAACTTGCTTGTCTTGGTATTCCCAGCATTCTCATACCTATTGCTAATCATCCAGAACAATTAAAAAATGCACTGAACATGGAAAAATATGGTATATCTAAAGTAATGAAACTAAATAAAATAAATTCTAAAGATTTTGCAAATGAAATAAATCGCATGTTAACTGATGATAATTTAAAAATGAAAACCAATAAAATTAAAAAAGAATTTGATAAATATGATGGAACAGAGATTGCAGCAGAGATCATTTCGAAACATGCAGCGCTTAAAGAGCAACATTTATAATGAATAAATAAATATATATCTTTTTGGAGGCATTAAATGATCAATTTACTTATTACAGCTTTTGGAGTGGTTTTAGTTATTGGAGGATTTTATGCTATGTCTTTTGGATTTCCAGGTCCTTCAGCTCCGCCAAATTTTTTATATTTCTTTATGGGATTATGCTCTTCAGTTTTAGGGGCAATACTTGTAATTTTCTTTGGAGGTAGAGTTAACTTTGAAGGGATGAAATTAAGATCCAAAGAAAAAAAAGTATCTAAAAAAGATAAAAAAGCTGTTAAACCTATTGTAAAACCTAAAGAAACCAAGCGGCCAGAAGTTCCTAAAAAAATCGAGCCGAAATTAGCTAAAAAACCTAAAGAAAAATCAGGCGTTAAAACTATATTATCTTCCAAAAAACCAGCAGAAAGTACTGGAGAAAAAGAAAGGAAACCGATAGTTCCCAAAAAAATCGAGCCTAAACGTGTGCCCTCAAAAACTATGAAAGAGGAAAAAACTCCGGAAATAGGTAAAAGAAAACCTATTACGGCTCAAAAGAAAGAAACTGCGGCTAAAATTAGTGAAAGTTCTCCAAAAGATAAAGCTGAAAAGAAAACGTCTAAATTCATGGGTAAAAAGGTGGAACCTGTGAAACCTACCAGCAAAACTGAAGAAGAATTTGTAAAAAACAGATTGAACAAGTTGAAAGAAAATTACATTAAAAATGCTCACGATATTGAAAATCTTATAGAAGAACGTCTTGATTCTTTCAAAGGAACCCTTGATCAAATTAAATCCGAATCAAAAGACCCTAGCATAATATGGTCCTTTGATGCGGGTGATGTACAGGAAACTATGAAAGAAACAATCTTAAAAGCAAATAAAAGGATATTAATGATGTATCCTTGGGTTAGGAATATAGATGTTGGTGTTCTTAAAAGATTTATGGAAACCAAAAGCAAAATGATCATACAAGAAGCAAGTTTGGATGATGATGCATCCGTTGAACTTATAAAACTTTTAATGGACAATAATGTGGAAATAAGAACTATGCCTAATGTCCACACTGTTGCAATTGTATCTGATGAAGATAATGGTTTAATAATATCCACAGATCCTATTTATGAGAGTTTTGAAGTGGGAGTTGTTTATAAAGACCAAAAATCCATTGAAGAAATTGAAAGAATGTTTGGAGAAGCATGGAATCTTTCAAAAGACATTGACTTAGAGATAAAAGAAGAATAATAATATTCTGGAGTTAAATTCATGGAAATAAAATGGTTTGGACACTCTGCATTTGAAATCATATCTGATGAAAATTTAAAAATATTAATAGACCCATTCATAAGCAATAATCCTGTTTGCCCGGTTAAAGTTGAAGAACTCGATGCAGACATAATATGTGTCACCCATGGACATGCAGATCACTTCGGGGACACAATGGAAATAGCAAACAGGACTGGTGCCCAAATAATAGGAAACCATGAGCATTCAGTATATCTTGCAAAACAGGGTTTTGAAGTAATGGGAATGAACATTGGTGGAACCATAAAAATTCATAATATACAAATAACAATGGTTAATTCAAATCATTCCTCCGATATGGACTTCATAGAAGAGATTGGCGCTGGAGGAAGCGCTTGTGGTTTCATAATTCAACTTGAAAGAGGCAGAAAAATATATCATTCAGGAGATACTGGCCTTTTTGGAGATATGAAGACTGTAATTAACGATATTTATAAACCCCAAATTGCATTAATCCCTATAGGAGATAGATATACCATGGGGCCATTTGAAGCTGCAATAGCCGCTGAATGGCTTGATCCAGAAATTATAATACCTATGCATTACAACACATTTCCTGTAATCAAACAGGACCCAGAAGAGTTTGCCCGCAGAGTTGAATCAATAAACAAAGAGATGAAGGTTGTTATCCTTGAACCTGGCCAATTATATAAAGAGTGATAAGATGCAGAGCATTTTCAGAAGATTTCTTAATAAACTACTTGGAAAAGAGAAAAAATTAAAAATAGGATTATATGGTCACCCTAATTCAGGGAAGACCACATTAGCTAATAGAATGACCAGTGATTGGATTGGAAAACCTCTTGGACTGGTATCGGAAATTCCTCATGAAACGAGGAAAGTTTACAGACAAGAACGCGTGAGTATTGACTACAATGGCGTTGAACTTGACTTTGATATAATAGATACGCCAGGAATAGCCACCAAAATAGATTACAAGAATTTCCTGCAGTACGGTTTATCAGAAGCAGAAGCAAAGGAAAGAGCTAAAGAAGCAACAAAAGGGATTATAGAAGCTATTAAATGGCTTGATGATGTTACAGGAGTTCTTCTAGTTGTAGATGCCACTAAAGACCCCCTTACACAGGCAAATATTACTATAATAGGTAATTTAGAGGCAAGAAAGATTCCATTTGTGATTGTTGCAAATAAAATAGATGTTCCTGAATCTTCACCAGAGAGAATATCTTCTGTATTCCCACAACATATGGTAGTACCTATTTCTGCATTGCACGGTGAAAATACTGAGGATCTTTATGACGCAATGGTTAAGAGGTTTCGATAATTAAAATAATTAATGATTTGATGGTTTAAATCAGAGGTTTTAAAATGAATGGCTTAAAAATGGATTTTCTATCTTCAGATGCTCTTCTATCTCACAGCAGCATAGAAAAAGTATCAATGATTGTAGATCGGGTGAAAGGAGGAGACTTAGTAGTTATAGAAGGAGGACTAAGTCCCGAAGAAGAAGCAGAACTCATAGAAACCACTATGAGGGAGATAGATATTGAAAATTTTGTTGGAATCGACATCTTCACTCTTGAAAAAGACCAAAAAACCTTTTTTGGGATGTCTTCAAAAAAAACTGTGGGTTTAACTATTATTGGGCCTGCAAATGTAATGAAAACTGTTAAGAAAAAGTCAAATTTTATTTCTATGATAGCAAATCTTGGTGATTCTGGTGCATCTCTGCATTAAATGCG harbors:
- a CDS encoding UDP-N-acetylglucosamine--N-acetylmuramyl-(pentapeptide) pyrophosphoryl-undecaprenol N-acetylglucosamine transferase, with translation MKVLMMPCGIGMGHISRDIAIAQKLQERNIEIVFASYGSGYDMLKEYGKYETVKLPEIKFYGDGGELNMKYTAKKSIDTPFIFLKSIYHESKIIKKYKPDVVVADSHYSIPITCKVLGVPCILITNELTLNFSDFYPDEKPMEYLENGLKRFIIDVSNQCNAILIPDIKNSIEIPPKLKNKTTFIGPILKNSSKNLLSKKELRKKHGFNNSEKIVLVTVGGSDFGKNLLQLVCKTADKIEASKIIMITGPKIESDFIPDSNKIIKKKFQKDIMEWMKLSDIVISLAGHNTTMELACLGIPSILIPIANHPEQLKNALNMEKYGISKVMKLNKINSKDFANEINRMLTDDNLKMKTNKIKKEFDKYDGTEIAAEIISKHAALKEQHL
- a CDS encoding metal-dependent hydrolase is translated as MEIKWFGHSAFEIISDENLKILIDPFISNNPVCPVKVEELDADIICVTHGHADHFGDTMEIANRTGAQIIGNHEHSVYLAKQGFEVMGMNIGGTIKIHNIQITMVNSNHSSDMDFIEEIGAGGSACGFIIQLERGRKIYHSGDTGLFGDMKTVINDIYKPQIALIPIGDRYTMGPFEAAIAAEWLDPEIIIPMHYNTFPVIKQDPEEFARRVESINKEMKVVILEPGQLYKE
- a CDS encoding 50S ribosome-binding GTPase, which codes for MQSIFRRFLNKLLGKEKKLKIGLYGHPNSGKTTLANRMTSDWIGKPLGLVSEIPHETRKVYRQERVSIDYNGVELDFDIIDTPGIATKIDYKNFLQYGLSEAEAKERAKEATKGIIEAIKWLDDVTGVLLVVDATKDPLTQANITIIGNLEARKIPFVIVANKIDVPESSPERISSVFPQHMVVPISALHGENTEDLYDAMVKRFR
- a CDS encoding class III signal peptide-containing protein encodes the protein MSFLKDEGGQGAAEYILLFGGVIVIAVAALLIYRAYFSSNTDLNAAQDV
- a CDS encoding class III signal peptide-containing protein; the protein is MMFLKDEYGQGAAEYILLFGGVIVIAVAALLIYSNYIKSTNPFNAAQDVNSVRGSIH
- a CDS encoding DUF2073 domain-containing protein, coding for MNGLKMDFLSSDALLSHSSIEKVSMIVDRVKGGDLVVIEGGLSPEEEAELIETTMREIDIENFVGIDIFTLEKDQKTFFGMSSKKTVGLTIIGPANVMKTVKKKSNFISMIANLGDSGASLH